The genomic window GGAGGCGGCCGAGGAGTCCCGTCAGGCGGTGATCGACGAACAGCGCGCGGCCGGTGTGGCCCCGCAGGAGAGCCCGGTCCCGCTCACCACGGTCTTCCTCATCATCGGCACCCCTCTCCTCCTGATCCTCGCCGCGACCTTCTCCTCGATCGCCCTGGACCCCTCCACCCTCCGCTCGGTGATCGAGTTCTTCGGTAACCCCTTCGTCGCGCTGACGATCGCCCTGCTCCTCGCGTACTACCTGCTCGGCATCCGCCGCGGCTGGTCCCGCAAGTCGCTGGAGACGGTCTCGACCTCGTCGCTCAAGCCGGTCGGCAACATCCTGCTCGTGGTCGGCGCGGGCGGTGTCTTCGGCGCCGTACTGAAGGCGAGCGGGGTGGCCCAGGCCCTGTCGGACACGTTCAACGACGTGGGCCTGCCCGTGATCGTCCTCTCCTACCTGCTCTCGGTCGTGCTGCGGGTCGCCCAGGGCTCGGCGACGGTCGCGATCGTCACCACGGCCGGCATCGTGGCCCCGCTCCTCGCAGGCGGCGACCACTCCCAGGCCTTCATCGCCCTCGTCATCATGGCCATCTCCGCGGGCTCGATCTTCGCCTCGCACGTCAACGACGGCGGCTTCTGGATCGTCGCCAAGTACTTCGGCATCAGCGAACGGGACACGCTCAAGACCTGGACCGTGCTGGAGACGGTGCTGTCGGTGGCCGGCTTCGCGGTGGCCGCCGTACTGAGCGTGTTCGTATAGAACCGGGCGCCAGGGGTGAAGGGTGAAGGTTGTAGAACCCAGATACGGACATATGCCTGGCCCGACTGTTCCCGGCACAGGGTCGTCGACCATACTGCCCGCTGTGGAGCAGCGCATCGGTTCGAACAACCAGCCCCTGGCCGCCGCCGCGGTCGACCCGTCGCACATCCCCGGACTCACGGCACCGGTGTCCGTGAAGAAGGAGAAGCAGGAGGAGCCGGAGGACATCAAGCCGACGGAGCCCGTCGAGCCGACGAAGACCGCGGAGCCGGACGAGGCTGCCCCGGACAAGGACGAGCCGACGGCTGCCGAGAAGACGCCCGCCAAGAAGACGTCCGCCAAGAAGACGTCCGTCGAGAAAACCGCAGCGGAGAAGACCTCCGACGATGACGAGGTGGACCCCGACGTCGACGCGGACTCCGAGGCCGAGGGCGAGGCCGAGGATGAGGCCACGGCCGACGGTCCCGTCTTCGAGGCCTCCGACCGCCGCGCGAAGATCGTCGCCGACAGCCGTGGTGTACGGCTGCGCCTGGACGACCAGGAGTGCGAGTTCCGCTGGGACGAGATCGGCGCGATCGAGACGGAGTCCCCCCGCTTCGGCAAGCGTTTCACCATCACGGTCCACACCCCCGACCGTCGCTGGTATCCCATCGAGATCGAGGCCAAGGCCAAGTCCGAGCACGCCGCGTGGGAAACCGGGATCGACGAGGTCCTGGACGCGTACTTCGAGGACGGCGAGGACGAGAAGGCCGCTGACGAGAAGGCGGCTGACGAGAAGGCCGCTGACGAGAAGGCGGCCGACGGGAAAGAGGCCGAGGAAAGCGCCCCGTAAGGAGCGTGGGGAACTGCGCGACCAGCCACGACCGGCCCGCAGTTCCCCCCTCACAGAAGCCCCCGAGCTCTCATCGGCTCAAGCGGCGCGGCCTAGGCGCAGTACTGCGCTTCCTTGCCGATCGACCGGTACATGCAGTCCGAGTTCTCCAGCAACTGCAACACCGCGTCCCGGTTCCGCGCCGTCTCCCGGGCGATGACCTCGTCGGGCGGGTAGAACCCGCCGCCCCCGGCCGACCCCGGATACATCTCGAACGTGTACCCGAAGATCTTCTGGTTGCCCCACAGCCAGTCGTCGATCGACCCGTCCGTGATGTACAGGTCACTGGACTGCTCGGGCGTGTACCCGTTGCTCGCGGCCATCTTCCCGCCGACCGTCGCGAACGCGTTGCGGTCGTCCGCCGTCATCCCCGTCGTCGTGTCGGCGGTCGTGTACCCGAACGGCCACAGCACCAGCTCGCTGTACGTGTGGAAGTCGATGGCGGTCCTGATCTGCTGGACCCCGCCGACGACCCGGCTGCGCACGAAGTTGGCGACGACCTTCACCTCGGGCGCCGACTCGGCGGCCGTACCGCGGTAGGTGTCCGAGGACGTGGACCCGGACGAGCCGCCGCAGCAGCCCCAGCGGTAGTTCCAGTTGCGGTTGAGGTCGGTGCCGACGGCCGACGAACCGCTGTTGGGCTGCCGGTTCTTGCGCCACGAGCGGTACGAGCCGGTGGCGACGTCGTACTCGCCGCCGTCCGGGTTGAGGTCCGGGACGATCCAGATCTCACGGTTGTTCACCATGTTGGTGACCCGGGAGTCGGTGCCGTAGTCGGAGGTCAGCTCGTTGATCAGGTAGAGCGCCATCTCGACGGTGAGGTGCTCACGGGCGTGCTGGTGGTGGGTGAACAGCACCTCGGGCTCGGCCTCGTCCGTGCCGACGTTGTCGCTGATCTTGATGGCGACGATGTTCCGGCCCTGGTACGAGGTGCCGATGACCCGCTGGCTGACGATCGAACTGTTCGCCGAGACCACGGAGTTGATCTCGTTCGTCATCTCCGCGTAGTTGTGGTAACGGGAGTCGGCGGACGGGAAGTCGAAGAGCCGTACGTCGTCCTCGCCGTTCGACCGGTCCGGCACCGCGCCGAGCGGCGTGACCTCGTAGCCCTGTTGCTTCAGCTTCTTGACCTGGTCCGCGCGGCCGGAGATGAACACCGAGTGGTCGTCGGCGTCGTCCACGGTCACGCCGGCCTGCTGGAGCGCCGTGCGGGACTTGCTGTCCGAGTGCATATGGACCTCGTACTGGCGGATGTCGTCCGCCGAGGCCTTGGGCCGCTCGGCGCTGGTCGCCGTCGCGTCCGTGGAGGTCGCGGCGACCGGTGCCGCGAGGGCCAGCGCCAGCAGGGTGGCGAGGGCGGCGGTGCGGCGGCCTGATCTCCTGCCCGTGCCGCCGGGCGTCGCCGACCTGCCGCGTATGCGGAGTCGCATGAAGTCTCCTATTTTCTCCAGGAATTCCGGGGTCTCCGGAAGTGGGGGAGTGGAGCGGGGGGTGGATCCTTGCGACGTGCCTCGGGCCCGGCCGGTGACCGTGGGGTGCCCGGCAGGCCCTGGTGCGGGTGTGGCGCTCATGGTGCGGGTCTGGCATGACCAGGTCAAGAGTGCGCTTGGCGGGCGCGGGGCTCGCGTGGCCGGAACCGGCCGGAACCAGCTGGAACCGGCCGGGAGTTCACAGCGTGCGTAACCGGTACACGATCGCGCACACGCCCAACAGCCCCGTACATCCGCAAATACGGACGTACCTGGGCGGGAAACAGGTATATGCACGGCTGGAAACGGGTATTCCTCCCCGTGTGCCGCATACGCGCGGCGGCAACCCTGGACACATGCTGCAACTCTCCGGGGGACTCCTTCCGGATTCCGGCCCCCACTTCGCCTCGAACCCGCAACCCCCCATGGGTGCGGGCCACTTGAGCGTCGAGTACGAGCCCCGTCCCACCGCCGCCGCGCAGGCGCGCGCGCAGGTGCGCAGGCAGTTGGAGGGATGGGGACTGCTCGACCAGACCGAAACGACGGAGCTGCTGGTGAGCGAGCTGGTCACCAACGCGCTGGTGCACGCGGAGAGCCGTCTGAAGCTGACCCTGTCGGCCGCGCACGGCGTACTGCGCTGCGAGGTGTCGGACTCGGACGGCCGCCGGCC from Streptomyces sp. DSM 40750 includes these protein-coding regions:
- a CDS encoding ATP-binding protein; this encodes MGAGHLSVEYEPRPTAAAQARAQVRRQLEGWGLLDQTETTELLVSELVTNALVHAESRLKLTLSAAHGVLRCEVSDSDGRRPQVRRVTEIAESGRGMFLVDALARRWGCHEDGSGKTVWFELGTCGSDGCGRRQPT
- a CDS encoding M14 family metallopeptidase, whose product is MRLRIRGRSATPGGTGRRSGRRTAALATLLALALAAPVAATSTDATATSAERPKASADDIRQYEVHMHSDSKSRTALQQAGVTVDDADDHSVFISGRADQVKKLKQQGYEVTPLGAVPDRSNGEDDVRLFDFPSADSRYHNYAEMTNEINSVVSANSSIVSQRVIGTSYQGRNIVAIKISDNVGTDEAEPEVLFTHHQHAREHLTVEMALYLINELTSDYGTDSRVTNMVNNREIWIVPDLNPDGGEYDVATGSYRSWRKNRQPNSGSSAVGTDLNRNWNYRWGCCGGSSGSTSSDTYRGTAAESAPEVKVVANFVRSRVVGGVQQIRTAIDFHTYSELVLWPFGYTTADTTTGMTADDRNAFATVGGKMAASNGYTPEQSSDLYITDGSIDDWLWGNQKIFGYTFEMYPGSAGGGGFYPPDEVIARETARNRDAVLQLLENSDCMYRSIGKEAQYCA
- a CDS encoding GntP family permease, whose translation is MPETPPHTGGLLLLIDGTAGLLTVAALGIALLLFLIIKTRLQPFVALLAVSIAVGLLAGLSVTELFGTVQRSDAVSTIESGMGGILGHVAIIIGLGTMLGAILEVSGGAEVLASRLLNLFGEKRAPLAMGLTGLIFGIPVFFDVGIFVLAPIVYAAAKRSGKSILLYCLPLLAGLSMTHAFLPPHPGPVAAAGLLHVDLGWVILMGVVCGIPAVLAAWAFSAWIGRRIFVPVPQDMVEAAEESRQAVIDEQRAAGVAPQESPVPLTTVFLIIGTPLLLILAATFSSIALDPSTLRSVIEFFGNPFVALTIALLLAYYLLGIRRGWSRKSLETVSTSSLKPVGNILLVVGAGGVFGAVLKASGVAQALSDTFNDVGLPVIVLSYLLSVVLRVAQGSATVAIVTTAGIVAPLLAGGDHSQAFIALVIMAISAGSIFASHVNDGGFWIVAKYFGISERDTLKTWTVLETVLSVAGFAVAAVLSVFV